A single genomic interval of Pogoniulus pusillus isolate bPogPus1 chromosome 24, bPogPus1.pri, whole genome shotgun sequence harbors:
- the BDNF gene encoding brain-derived neurotrophic factor isoform X1 — protein MFHQVRRVMTILFLTMVISYFSCMKAAPMKEASVRGQGSLAYPGLRTHGTLESLNGPNAGSRGLTSLADTFEHVIEELLDEDQDIHPSEENKDADLYTSRVMLSSQVPLEPPLLFLLEEYKNYLDAANMSMRVRRHSDPARRGELSVCDSTSEWVTAAEKKTAVDMSGATVTVLEKVPVPKGQLKQYFYETKCNPKGYTKEGCRGIDKRHWNSQCRTTQSYVRALTMDNKKRVGWRFIRIDTSCVCTLTIKRGR, from the coding sequence TTCCACCAAGTGAGAAGAGTGATGACCATCCTTTTCCTTACTATGGTTATCTCATACTTCAGTTGCATGAAAGCTGCCCCTATGAAAGAAGCTAGTGTAAGAGGACAAGGCAGCTTGGCTTACCCAGGTCTTCGGACCCACGGGACTCTCGAGAGCCTAAATGGGCCCAATGCTGGTTCAAGAGGACTGACATCGCTGGCAGACACTTTTGAACACGTCATAGAGGAGCTTCTAGACGAGGACCAGGACATCCATCCCAGCGAGGAAAACAAGGATGCAGACTTGTACACATCTCGAGTCATGCTAAGCAGTCAAGTGCCTTTGGAACCCCCACTGCTCTTTCTGCTTGAGGAGTACAAAAACTACTTGGATGCTGCAAACATGTCCATGAGGGTCCGACGCCACTCTGACCCAGCTCGCCGCGGGGAACTGAGCGTCTGTGACAGCACCAGCGAGTGGGTGACGGCGGCAGAGAAAAAGACTGCAGTGGACATGTCTGGGGCGACTGTCACAGTCCTGGAGAAAGTCCCAGTGCCCAAAGGCCAACTGAAGCAATACTTCTACGAGACCAAATGCAACCCCAAGGGGTACACaaaggagggctgcaggggcatAGACAAGAGGCACTGGAACTCCCAGTGCCGAACTACCCAGTCTTACGTGAGAGCTCTCACCATGGATAACAAAAAGAGAGTCGGCTGGCGCTTTATAAGGATAGACACTTCCTGTGTATGTACATTAACCATTAAAAGGGGAAGATAG
- the BDNF gene encoding brain-derived neurotrophic factor isoform X2, translating into MTILFLTMVISYFSCMKAAPMKEASVRGQGSLAYPGLRTHGTLESLNGPNAGSRGLTSLADTFEHVIEELLDEDQDIHPSEENKDADLYTSRVMLSSQVPLEPPLLFLLEEYKNYLDAANMSMRVRRHSDPARRGELSVCDSTSEWVTAAEKKTAVDMSGATVTVLEKVPVPKGQLKQYFYETKCNPKGYTKEGCRGIDKRHWNSQCRTTQSYVRALTMDNKKRVGWRFIRIDTSCVCTLTIKRGR; encoded by the coding sequence ATGACCATCCTTTTCCTTACTATGGTTATCTCATACTTCAGTTGCATGAAAGCTGCCCCTATGAAAGAAGCTAGTGTAAGAGGACAAGGCAGCTTGGCTTACCCAGGTCTTCGGACCCACGGGACTCTCGAGAGCCTAAATGGGCCCAATGCTGGTTCAAGAGGACTGACATCGCTGGCAGACACTTTTGAACACGTCATAGAGGAGCTTCTAGACGAGGACCAGGACATCCATCCCAGCGAGGAAAACAAGGATGCAGACTTGTACACATCTCGAGTCATGCTAAGCAGTCAAGTGCCTTTGGAACCCCCACTGCTCTTTCTGCTTGAGGAGTACAAAAACTACTTGGATGCTGCAAACATGTCCATGAGGGTCCGACGCCACTCTGACCCAGCTCGCCGCGGGGAACTGAGCGTCTGTGACAGCACCAGCGAGTGGGTGACGGCGGCAGAGAAAAAGACTGCAGTGGACATGTCTGGGGCGACTGTCACAGTCCTGGAGAAAGTCCCAGTGCCCAAAGGCCAACTGAAGCAATACTTCTACGAGACCAAATGCAACCCCAAGGGGTACACaaaggagggctgcaggggcatAGACAAGAGGCACTGGAACTCCCAGTGCCGAACTACCCAGTCTTACGTGAGAGCTCTCACCATGGATAACAAAAAGAGAGTCGGCTGGCGCTTTATAAGGATAGACACTTCCTGTGTATGTACATTAACCATTAAAAGGGGAAGATAG